The genomic stretch TCATGGTGCACAGAAATATAGATGGTGGCAAGCAATCCCAGAGATATTACAACAAGATGAGTCACTTTAATTCAGTCGCTTTTGACTGAATATTACAACAAGCAAACAAGAAAGGGTGTTGCAATACAATCCTAACTCTGCTATCTTAATATTCAGTCGCAGCAACAGCTCGCAAACAAAATTCACAAAATTCCCAAGCTACTGCCACTTACTCCAGAGAAATTAAGGATCAGCGCCACCACCAAATACCAGCTGCGTACAACTATAGCTAAACCATCACCGTCTATTAGTGGAGGCAGCAGCGCTGCTTGAGGGAAGCGGCAGCGTTGGACGGAGGAGGGAGGGGCAGCGGCGTGGGAACTCACCGAAGACAAAGATGAGGATGTCGAAAGGGGGACTGGGGTTGGGCCGGCTCGGCATCCTTCCTCTCCTCTCGCCGCGGGGGCTGGAAGCCGTGGATGCCGCCGACCCCAAATCTCCCAAGAATCGATTTTGGTTCCAAAATCCAACCTTGCTGGAGCCTGGGCTAGGGTTTGTGGTGGGGGACTACGGATTTGAGCTGCCACGCCATGGGATCGAGGGAGGAGGATGATTTTTTACGGGGAGGTGGCCGCGCGGCGCCAGGAGACCCTCGGGatcggccggcgacggtggcGGGCGGAATGGGGAGAAGTTGGTCGTGCGGGAGTCGGGGGACAGGGAAAGAGACGGGATGGACTTTTTCAGGTGAAATAGTGCAGGGGGGTTTTCGTAAAATTACCAGCGCGCAGCTTTttacgggacggagggagtagtagtggggaagacttaggtaggatcaccctttagataggatctatgagaaCAATTTTTTTGAAGCATAAAACATGTTCAAAATATTATGAAAAAAATGACAACGCACATATATGTTACATATGCAAGACCAAAAAATTGCAGCTTCAAATTCGACATATACTTAGAGaaccaaaaaagacaaatttaggtGTGAATAGTGTGAACTAGAATTCAATCAGGTATGACACTATTCATAgtcagatttgtcttttttgtttcttcaagTGTAGATCAAATTTTGAGCTGAATttttttggagttgtagatacaatcCATAGGTATGTTgtatattattttcagattttttcgcatgATAAAAACATGTTTTATGTGAATTGATCCTATGATCTCACCTAATAGATATATCCTATACAAGTCTTCCCCGAGTAGTAGTTGTCAAGGAAATTAGCTATCACACAAAGTGTATTCTCCCAAATCTTTGTATCATTGGAAGAAAAGACCACCCTAGAGAAAGTTTAGTTATCTCAAGTGACAGTCCAAGATAAGCGAAAGGAAATGATCCTTCCCTATAGTTTATAGTGAAATGGTAATGCTCTAGTCTTTGCGCATCCATGCTTATTTGGATCATTCTTAGCTAATTGTAATTAactttgaaactatttaatttaCTCCACAAAAGTATGGATCAACGCCTTAAGGAGAACTAGCTAGGCAACATCTTCTTGCAAAATAACCAAAGTTATATATGCATATTGGAAGAGGAAGAAGCAAATACACTAAGGAACGGGACCTTGTTGCATTGCCCTATTCAAAATTTATTGTAACATAATTTTTTGATAGTACAAAGAGCAAAGAGGACAAATGGTCTACTTGTCTTACCCCGTTTCTACAGTGTAATATTTTCCCCATGTACTACATTCAACAAGACATAAGAACCATAATTAAATATCATAGAGATCCATCTCATACATATTTTTCCAAACCTTTTTTTCCAAAAGGATACCAAGGATAAAATAGTGCTCAATCTTATCAGAAGCATTTTCAAAATCCAACTAAATCACCAATATTTCTCTATTTGACTTGTGGAATTCTAAAGGTACTCAAATACTCAACCAAAACAATTTTGGAGTGCTCTTAAATCCATATTGGTTGAGAACTTGAGATAAGCAATATCCACGATAATTTTCTGTAACCTGTTTGTCATAAGATTTGTGAAAATCTTAAGCACACAATTAAGCAAGGATATTGGCCTAAAATTGTTAGGAGTGATGGGACTTGCGACTTTTGTACTTAAAGTGACATATGAAAACTAACACTTTCAAAATCCACCTTGCCATGATAGAAAGAAAGAGTGAGTTCCTTACAATCAGTTCAAATAATACCTCGACAAGATTTGATAAGTATTTCATTAAAACCATGAGGACATGGACTTTTTCTCATTTCAGAGATTTTTGTACCATTGACTCAATTTCCTCACTAGAAAATGGAATCACAAGTTCGCTAAAATATCATCAAGGTTGTTATCATAGATATCTGGAAGATTAATTAAACAACATTATAGAATATTAACCTACTTTCATCCTTTGTTTAAAATCCTTCCACATAATTGTTGCCTTGCCATCATGGTCTGTGATATCCATTGATCTTTATTCTGAAAGACATAGACATAATTATGCATATACCTAATATTATTTCTAGTATGAAAGAAACTAGTATTTTTATCACCAAGCCATACCCACTTGATCTTCCTTCTCTATCTTCAATAAATTCTTGGGTTCTGCAAACTAATGGGTACGCTTTTAGAATATCCCTTAAGTTCCATTCCGGTTTACATAGGTCTCTATTCACTTCaaacatatgcatcatatcaatgATCGGGTTAACTTTTATAACCAATGTCTTCAAGCAAGATAAATTCTCCGAGAATAACTTATGAACACTCATCAATTTGTAATATTTAGCATTTACTGTTATAAAAgtaacaagcaaataacgaagaacgaaacaagaacacacgcagggaacacaagatttaacgtggaagaccccttccaacacagaaggggaaaaaaccacgggcgccagccagcaaaacttcactatatcggggagtgtttacaaacgccgtgggttatcttataatctgattaaCCCTAGCCGacagcttacaagatgtatatataggcggtgccaacgatccgtacagcctccctttagtatatgaatttggatcacaatacaacatttACCCTCTTTCCACTAATAGTGTGTCCAACTGGAATGTTCGAagcatttgaaaatgtttgattaaaataaatgtgttgtagcacAAAAGGTACCAATTTGCACCAAAAAGGAAGGTGATCAGATGTTGCTTTAACAAGAGGAATGACAAAAGTTGAAAGATAAGAGACAATCCAAGAAATAGAAGTGAGGAGCCAGACCAGTTTCTCTAGCAAAGCATCTTCATGCATATTGCACTATGCATATTGTCTTCCCTTAAGTGGTAGCACAATGACAAGGGCCATAAAACTTTATGAGTAATCAAGAGGCTTGAAAAAGATTGCAAGTGAACTTGATAGAGATAGAATTCATTTTGGAAACTAGTTTTCCATGAAAAAGAACATTGTTACAATTCACCATCAAACCCCCCAAATGAACCATTTCAGTGGAGAAATTCAAATTTGCCAAATCTTCTTGGACAAAACAGTTTAGTATATGCTAGATCAAGGCATTCCCTCTTAGTCTCTTGAAGGTAGATGATTGCATAGTTACTTTCTTCAACTTTACTTGCAATAGTACCCTTTTCTTTTGGAAATTTATGCCCCTAACATTCCAATTCTCAATTTTCTTTTTAAACCGAAGGCCAACACCCATACAACGAAGGCACTTTCAGACAAATACGATACGACCTACtctctccgtccacaaataagtgtacacgcGGGTTTTCCAAGGCAAATTATGAAgtgaagtaaaaaaaaatttgtgAACATGCATCTAttctctttaattctttcacctccaataagctaagtgcatgtagaaaacaagaagaatatgtgcttaataggtttgattttcgtgcgatgagagagaagcaattaaagtgcattgggaagataggagtacactctttcgtgacaaagtttagagctagatgttcacttatttgaggacggagggagtagccacAAAGAGAATAGAATATTAATAACAATCTAGGCCGTTATgcaaaagaaacaagtaaactaaACTGAATTTTGATTTGACCCAGCCCGTAAGGATACTTGAGTACTTGAGGAGCTAAGAATTTCTAGTTACTACAATTAAAGGACCAACCTTGGGTTGTGGAACGGGCAATAACTGAAGCAGAATTTGTTTACATCAATTTTAAATCAAATCATTGACTAAAATCATCCAATATTATCTGGCCGGCCAATGTGCTTTCTCTCCAGAATAATCACCTGAGGATCTCAATGAGTCAACCCCAGCTTTTGTCACTTGTCGGAGGCTCATGTGCCCACTGAAGATAAAGGGTGACTACGGATGGAGTTACATCGTGCCTAAAGGAAAGTAAGAATCCGCCTTTCAAAAGTCGCGAATTCTATATGTATTCATAAATCATAATCAGGAATCATATCGATGCACAGCCCAGCCCATTCGACGACCGAAACAGACAGCGACGCTTCAGTGCATGCACACACGCTGCTAATTAGCCATTCAACATGGTATACCTGAAAGAACATATTACACTTGTCTGCAACATGAGATAGATAGGTAGGTAATCAATCTTTGATTCTTTGCTCCTTTTGCTCTCCCCATATCTTTGCGAATTTTTCTACCAAGATAACACGGTCTTTTCAGTCTCCATCAACTTTTCATCATCATGAAGAAACCGAACAATTCCTTTCACCGGCAAATGCATGCGATCCTCCGGTTAATCCAATCCAGGCGCTTGGCGAGGTTCTGATTCTCTCAGGAGGCGGCGGCTTGGTCGCCCTTCCTCTTGGGGACCCTGATCTCGAGCGACCCGTCACCGTCGTCGAAGTAGGCCTCCACCCTGGCGCCGTCCGCGTCCTCCGGCAGCTCCACGCGCcgcacgaagccgtgctcccaCCACCTGCCGGCGCGCCAGTCCCGGCCGTCCGCCGGCGGCGCGCGCCACAGCCCGCTCACGTCCACCACCCGCGCGCCGTCGCTGCTCACCTCCACGTCGCACTTCCTTCCACCTGATGATGATCAAAAAGGCGAAATTTAGTGCTAGATACTGCACGAGTACTATGTATGTATGATAATGCAGTGTGCATGGCTTTATCGGTTTTGGCAATCGTGTGGTACAAGCTTCGCTTGCTTTTGCACTAgggtgggatggtgcgccacatcCACACGCAGACGCAACGAATATTTGTCTGCGAGAATAAAGCAACGCGGGGGTGAAGACTGCACGTGACCATGACCATAGTGCTGTGGAAAAGCTTAAGGAAAGCAATGTGAAAAAGAAGGTTATACCGATTACTGAACATGACCTCTAGTTGCAACTTGCAAGTAAAATGCAAGGTGTTGGATTCCTATAGTACAAGCACAAATCGTCTGGCATCTGGTTCATCTGTGTTGATGAACAGCACAATAGCACTCAGTTTCTGTTACAACGATTATATGTATAGTGAACTTGTCGCTGCATCTTTTATACATATATATGTTACTACTCATAATTCGAGCGGCACCTGCTAAGTTCAGCTGATGTGGCTGTTCGGTTCGGTGTTAAGCATTTTTCAGAAGATCAGTGCAAAGAATTTCAGTGATGCTTGTAGTATCATGGCCTCTCTAAGTTTCCAGTTTGAAGTTTGCACAAGCAGGTGCAGCTCATAGTTTTGTGAACGAAAGGCAGAAGTGTTCCAAAACTAGTGCTGAAAGTAGAGGGAGAAATCACAGTACCTGGTATATCAGCTCTGAGGTAATACTCGCAGTccgtctcggcccagtcgacggtGGTTCTGCAGCCGCGCCGGAGCGCGGCGAGCAGCACCTCCGACTCGAACTCCCACAGCGGGAAGGCGTCGGCCGGGTCGAAGAACTTACCGAACAGGTAGGGGCTGAACAGGGATCCCTCCGCGAACACGGCCTTCGCTGCagcgtcggcgccggcgccgggagACTGCAGAAAGGGAGTGAAGGTGCTCTCCAGCAGCGACATGCGCCACTTGGGAGCGGCGCCGCTGTCGACCTTCCGGACATCGATCGCCCGCCGCGGCGGCATTGCTGGCTGGCAGGCAGGCTGAGTGTGCGGTGCAGAGGTAGGCAGGGGGACCTGGAAGAAGGTTGATCGTATATagcggggtggtggtggtggggttggcCTTTGCCGAAAGCAGGGGATGGGAGGCGCGATTCCGTTTGGGATTGGCTGGCTGTCTTTTGAGATGTGATTCCCGCCTTTTTCTTGCCGTCGGGATTTCTCCGGAGGTGAGATAGGGTTAGCAGCGGAAAAAATCTCATATAAGCATCGTTTTTTAGAGGTATTATAAGTatagttttttttcaaaaaacaagTCAAAAGATTTACCATTTTTAATGATTAAGACgaagttttaaaaaaaattacaaacctccttctaaacttttgcaactaagggcatgagcaatggaagcGGCGATTTGGCACTGCCCCATGAATTTTTGTAGGTCAAAATAAGATGAAGCATTAGTCTAAGCAAAATTTCCAGAACGCACGGATCTAAAGCCACTACTTTATTGGGACCTACATTCTCTCTCTATTGAAGTTCTCTTTCTTCTCCCTGGACGGTATCCCTGATGTGTTGCATGCTCCGTTTCTTCTCTTTCCCCTCTTTTGCGCTTTTCTCGGCTTTCTCTGCCAAGGAGGCGAACTCCTCTACAGGATACTCTGACAGACTGCAAGGCTACTACCGAAGATGAGCTCTGACATCCGAGCCTAGGTGGCATGTAGGGCATCAACTTGAGGCTAGGCATTGATCATGCCCTAACATGGTTACGGTGGATGAACTCTTCCGAAACACACGAGCATTCCGCTCCTTCCAAATTGCCCAAGACATTAACATCGCAAGAGAGGCCATAGCCTTCCTTCCATGTGCATGCTTGTGGATCTCCTCAATCCACCACTCCTTGACGGAGCGTCGAACATGTCACATGCTTGGATCAACATCATGTAGCCAAAGCCAATTCTTCACAATTGTCCACACACGGATGGTGAAGCGACATTTGTAGAGAATGTGAGATGCTGATTCTTGAACTTGATTGCAAAGCTTGCGTTGCCCACAATTTTTCCACCCTATTTTCTCAAGCCTATTCGTTGTCCAAACCATATATTGGATGATCAACCAAGCAAATAATTTGCATTTCAGGGGAGCCCAAGGCCTCCAAACTAATGATGGCATGGAAGAATTAGGATGACGCAAGAATTGCATGTTGTAAGCTGACTTCGACGAATAGCATCCACTAGCGGTGAGCTTCCACAAGATAGTACCCGAAGTATTAGGATCCAGCTGCAAGGGGCTTACCAACTCCCAAAGGTTTGTGAATTGCACAATGTGCTCAACGGAGAGACCATCTTGCATATTGATTTGAGTGACCCAACACTAATTTCCAAAGCCTTTCTAACAGAGCAATTCCTCCTTTGAGATCCTTCAAAAATAAGGGGGGCAATATCTTTAGGCCGCATTCCATCTAGCCAAGGATCGATCCTCCCAAAAAAGTGCTTTCCTCCAATTCCAAATGGTCACCTTTGTAGCTGCGGTAAAGAGATCCTTATCTTGCAGAGTGCAAGGGTTCCcaagtgacataggcatacccaatgggcctgccgaatatggtacccggggtttactgaaggcccacgacccggagaataagaagattcgggagcccaagatactattaaggaaagctagagttgtaataggagtcatcgtttataatcttgcgggatgggttagaaaccctcccggactctgtaaacttgtgtatcacgaatccctcggctccgcctcctatataagggggagtcgagggacaaagaaaggatcgaatttactgtcaacacaaccctagtttcatattcgtcgagtacttttcggctgaaaccttcgagatctacttgccctctacatccaactaaaccctagtctacaatccgtaggcattgacaaattaataccttgtcaattggcgccgtctgtgggatttagaggcgacaaggagctgatctcgatggcacgttcaagatcgtcgacttcatcggtggcaagcaacaacatggacagaggtaaacagatcgaaactggtctagttgattttctacctcacccgccctcccgtttggatgcatatgcgtatctggaggagcccatggagatgacgtttggaaagttccacttccgcgtcgagaaagaaggagcgtatcgtctcgaagttccgatctcgtcgggattatcggtggTTGATCCTGACTTctcaagctcagcatcatccatcgagttaggcgacgaggagatttcgtcgccacgcttcatcggcaccaaggcaagcgaaaaactcgccaagatcttcagcgacatgtctttcgagtcatccgcggactcctatataagcgatgattcgagcaacactgacagcttcgacttcatcgacaagtccatatatattggaaaggtcttcaccaatctctatgatggtgtcaccaaaccaagtgaagttcagaattcaaaatatcatcagatctacgccatcggagaaacaagtcgcaatcaggaggagacatcagaggctttcgacgaattgggaaatccatatgtcgatccctctgatctaaggcgaggtttgggcactaaatatgtcgggcctacaccacgcgttaggattcaacttccacaagcagcatgggatagagcagcaagagctatggatggttctgaacctatggagacaaccgctacggtcgaagaattgcaggcctaccaatataggcttgctcgagctggaagagaactggaaaaagagacagctgctctgaatagaagaaaggaggcagcttcagcgtcaagcaggcgaagagcggagttaagtcgacaatcaggaacttcgggagatagttatagagaagctcggaggagagcaagatctcggctgcaaaatataccggaggccgaaagagagactctaatccaaaacctcgacatgtccttcatgtcaatcgacacgagggggaatattatcccaaaaacaccggaagcaggatacatggcgacacaagctttcatcctagcgtccaggccacctccaggagatccaagagaagcgttgtataacatggccatggcaggatgtggagccgtgggagcagcattcgcagctacacctcccgaaggaacttcaaggcaaaatagtccgagacctaccgcagcagtgcaagatccaccgagagcgagtggagccagagacacaacgactcaggccagagtggatagagcgcgacaagaaagaagggaacgtcgtgttggagatatgcccaagaggcaataataaaatggttattataatatatctttgtgtttatgataatgtttgcataccatgctataattgtattaactgaaacattgatacatgtgtgttatgtaaacaacaaggagtccctagtaagcctcttgtataactagcttgttgattaatagatgatcatggtttcgtgatcatgaacattggatgttattaataacaaggttatgtcattatgtgaatgatgtaatggacacacccatttaagcgtagcataagatcacgtcattaagttatttgctataagctttcgatacatagttacctagtccttttgaccatgagatcatgtaaatcacttataccggaaaggtactttgattacatcaaacgccactcgcgtaaatgggtggttataaaggtgggattaagtatccggaaagtatgagttgaggcatatggatcaacgagtgggatttgtccatcccgatgacggatagatatactctcgggccctctcggtggaatgtcgtctaatgtcttgcaagcatatgaataagttcataagagaccacataccacggtacgagtaaagagtacttgtcgggagacgaggttgaacaaggtatagagtgataccgatgatcaaacctcggacaagtaaaatatcgcgtgacaaagggaattggtatcgtatgtgaatggttcattcgatcactaagtcatcgttgaatatgtgggagccattatggatctccagatcccgctattggttattggtcggagagagatctcaaccatgtctacatagttcgtgaaccgtagggtgacacacttaaggtttgatgttgtaatagtagaacttgaaaatggaatggagttcgaagtattgttcgaagtctcggatgggatcccggacatcacgaggagttccggaatggtccggggaataagattcatatataggaagtcatattccaagtttggaaatgatccggtgcatttatggaaagttctagaaggttctagaaaagtccggaagaaatcactaaggaaggaagagtcccggagggactccacctccccatggccggccaaccctagaggggagtccaaggtggactccaccaagggggccggccaccccccttcatggaagggtgggaatcccacttgggtgggagtcccaccttgggtaggtttccctactacatggaaggttttgggttggggtcttattcgaagacttgtagtccaacacttggggttccacctatataatgaggggcataggggagggggccgaccaccacaagccaccaagctggccgcacccgtagaggccggccaccccctctcccaaaccctagccgccccctctctcctccacctctcccgcacgcttagcgaagttctgtcggagttctccatcgccaccgccaccacgccgtcatgctgccggagtcaaggaggagctactacttccgctgcccgctggaacggggagaatgacgtcgtcttcatcaacaccgaacgtgtgaccgagtacggaggtgctgcccgatcgtggcgccgtgatcaagatcttctacgcgcttttgcaagcggcaagtgatcgtctaccgcagcaacaagagcctcctcttgtaggctttggaaatcttcaagggtgagtctcgatgatctcctcgttgctcccgtcttctagattgcatcttggcttggattgcgttctcgcggtaggaatttttttttttctatgctacgaatccctacagtggtatcagagccgtgtctatgcatagatggttgcacgagtagaacacaattgttttgtgggagttgatgcttttgttgtctttagtttgagtactttgcatctttgtggcatggtgggatgaagcggctcgggctaactttacatgaccgcgttcatgagatttgctccacgctcgacatgcaacttgtattgcataagtggctttgcgggtgtctgtctctcctactatagtgaagattcaatttactcttctattgacaacactagtatcaccgttgtggttcatgttcgtaggtagattagatcttactcgaaaaccctaaaccacataaaatatgcaaaccaaattagagacgtctaacttgtttttgcggggtttggtgatgtgatatggccatgatgtgatgatgaatatgtatgagatgatcattattgtattgtggcaaccggcaggagccttatggttgtctttaaatttcatgttgagcaagtatttcaaagtagttgtaatagttgctacatgaggtgaacaaccatgaagacggcgccatggaccttgacgctacgccgacgatgatggagatcatgcccgttgatgatggagatcatgtccgtgctttggagatgaagatcgaaggcgcaaagactaaagggccatatcatatcacatatgaattgcatgtgatgttaatcctttatgcatcttattttgcttagaacgcgacggtagcattataagatgatccctcacattaatatcaagataataaagtgttctcccctcgtatgcaccgttgatatagttcgtcgtttcgaagcatctcgtgataatcggatgtgatagactcaacgttcacatacaacgtgtgtaagccatgttgcacacgcgaaatacttgggtttgcttgacgagcctagcatgtacagacatggcctcgggacaacggacaccgaaaggttgaacacgagtcatatggatg from Lolium rigidum isolate FL_2022 chromosome 4, APGP_CSIRO_Lrig_0.1, whole genome shotgun sequence encodes the following:
- the LOC124649990 gene encoding 22.3 kDa class VI heat shock protein-like, whose product is MPPRRAIDVRKVDSGAAPKWRMSLLESTFTPFLQSPGAGADAAAKAVFAEGSLFSPYLFGKFFDPADAFPLWEFESEVLLAALRRGCRTTVDWAETDCEYYLRADIPGGRKCDVEVSSDGARVVDVSGLWRAPPADGRDWRAGRWWEHGFVRRVELPEDADGARVEAYFDDGDGSLEIRVPKRKGDQAAAS